A genome region from Trachemys scripta elegans isolate TJP31775 chromosome 2, CAS_Tse_1.0, whole genome shotgun sequence includes the following:
- the ZDHHC5 gene encoding palmitoyltransferase ZDHHC5, whose translation MPAASGKRFKPSKYVPVSAAAVFLVGATTLFFAFTCPGLSLYISPIIPIYNAVVFLFVLANFSMATFMDPGIFPRAEEDEDKEDDFRAPLYKTVEIKGIQVRMKWCATCRFYRPPRCSHCSVCDNCVEEFDHHCPWVNNCIGRRNYRYFFLFLLSLTVHIMGVFGFGLLYVLYQVEELSGVRMAVTMAVMCVAGLFFIPVAGLTGFHVVLVARGRTTNEQVTGKFRGGVNPFTNGCCKNVSRVLCSSPAPRYLGRPKAEQTVLVKPPFLRPEVSDGQVTVKIMDNGIQAELKRTKSKGSLEVMESQSADAEPPPPPKPDLSRYTGLRTHLTLATNEDSSLLGRDSPPTPTMYKYRPGYSSSSTSAAMPHSTSAKLSRGDSLKEPTSIAESSRNPSYRSEPSLEPESFRSPTFGKSFHFDPLSSGSRSSSLKSAQGTGFELGQLQSIRSEGTTSTSYKSLVNQTRNGSLSYDSLLTPSESPDFESVQAGPEPEPHMGYTSPFLSARITQQREADLHSHFPGAGSPKHPPPCEPSPMRYDNLSRHIVASMQEREKLLQQSPTPPPLAREEDTGLVDSGIQSTPGSSNAPRTSSSSDDSKRSPLGKNPLTRPVPPRFGKPEPLRVRSPDPLTAPQLGKVVSYSSQKQSPQASIPETEEVALQPLLAPKDEVQMRTAYSKSNGQPKSLGPASPSPGQPPLSSPTRGGVKKVSGVGGTTYEISV comes from the exons GTGCCCAGGGCTCAGCCTGTACATCTCTCCGATCATCCCCATCTACAATGCTGTTGTCTTCCTCTTCGTGCTGGCCAACTTCAGCATGGCCACCTTCATGGACCCGGGCATATTCCCACGAG CAGAGGAAGATGAGGACAAGGAGGATGACTTCAGGGCCCCACTCTACAAGACAGTGGAGATCAAGGGCATCCAGGTGCGCATGAAATGGTGTGCGACGTGCCGCTTCTACCGGCCCCCGCGCTGCTCCCACTGCAGCGTCTGTGACAACTGTGTGGAG GAGTTTGACCATCACTGCCCCTGGGTGAACAACTGCATCGGGCGGCGCAACTACCGctacttcttcctcttcctgctctCGCTCACCGTGCACATCATGGGCGTCTTTGGCTTTGGCCTGCTCTATGTCCTCTACCAGGTGGAAGAGCTCTCTGGGGTCCGCATGGCCGTCAC CATGGCTGTGATGTGCGTGGCTGGTTTGTTCTTCATCCCTGTCGCTGGCCTTACGGGGTTCCACGTGGTGCTGGTAGCCAGGGGACGCACTACCAATGAACAG GTTACGGGTAAATTCCGGGGTGGTGTGAACCCCTTCACCAATGGCTGCTGTAAGAACGTCAGCCGTGttctctgcagctccccagcccccag ATACCTTGGACGACCAAAGGCAGAGCAGACGGTGTTGGTGAAGCCGCCCTTCCTGCGGCCTGAGGTGTCAGATGGACAGGTCACTGTCAAGATAATGGACAACGGTATCCAGGCTGAACTGAAGAGAACAAAG TCCAAAGGAAGCCTGGAGGTGATGGAGAGCCAGTCTGCCGATGCTGAGCCGCCACCCCCACCCAAGCCAGACCTCAGCCGCTACACAGGTCTGAGGACGCACTTAACCCTGGCCACCAATGAGG ACAGCAGCTTGCTAGGCAGGGACAGCCCTCCAACTCCGACCATGTACAAGTACCGCCCtggctacagcagcagcagcacctcagcTGCCATGCCGCACTCCACCAGCGCCAAG CTGAGCCGAGGGGACAGCCTGAAGGAGCCCACCTCCATCGCCGAGAGCAGCCGGAATCCCAGCTACCGCTCGGAGCCAAGCCTGGAGCCCGAGAGCTTCCGCTCTCCCACCTTCGGCAAGAGTTTCCACTTTGACCCACTGTCAAGCGGCTCACGCTCCTCTAGCCTCAAGTCGGCCCAGGGCACGGGCTTCGAGCTGGGCCAGCTTCAGTCGATCCGCTCAGAGGGCACCACCTCCACCTCCTACAAGAGTCTGGTGAACCAGACGCGCAATGGCAGCTTATCATACGACAGCCTGCTCACCCCCTCTGAAAGCCCCGACTTCGAGTCAGTGCAGgctgggccggagccggagccccACATGGGCTACACCTCGCCCTTTCTCTCGGCCCGCATCACCCAGCAGCGTGAGGCCGACTTGCACAGCCACTTCCCTGGCGCCGGCTCGCCCAAGCACCCACCCCCATGCGAGCCCTCGCCCATGCGCTATGACAATCTCTCCCGCCACATTGTGGCCTCCATGCAGGAGCGGGAGAAGCTGCTGCAGCAGTCACCTACCCCGCCACCCCTGGCCAGGGAGGAGGACACGGGGCTGGTGGACTCGGGCATCCAGTCAACACCGGGCTCCAGCAACGCCCCACGCACCAGCTCCTCCTCGGACGATTCGAAGCGCTCACCGCTGGGCAAGAACCCGCTGACCCGCCCGGTGCCACCCCGCTTCGGCAAACCGGAGCCACTCCGAGTACGCTCGCCCGACCCGCTCACTGCCCCCCAGCTGGGCAAAGTCGTGTCTTACAGCAGCCAAAAACAGTCGCCTCAGGCCAGCATCCCGGAGACAGAGGAGGTGGCCTTGCAGCCATTACTGGCACCAAA agaCGAGGTGCAGATGAGAACCGCCTACAGCAAGTCCAATGGGCAGCCCAAGAGTCTGGGCCcggcctccccctcccctggccagCCACCTCTCAGCAGCCCAACTCGAGGAGGAGTCAAGAAGGTCTCTGGAGTGGGCGGGACCACTTATGAGATCTCTGTATGA